The DNA region GGTAGTGGGACAGACTATTTTGGCATCAGCTTTAAATCGCCAAGAGAGTCGTGGCGCTCATTTCCGCGAAGATTATTCCGAGCGAGATGATACCAACTTCCTCAAACACACAATGGCTTACTATTCACCAGCAGGAATTGACATTCAATATCGGCCAGTGGCGATTACTATATTTGAGCCAAAAGAGCGTAAGTATTAGCCAAAAGTAAATTTATATAGAAAATCGAGGGGACTACAAAAATTTTGTCCGCCTCGATTAAAAATATGAAACGATTAAATTATCAATCAGAACCTAATTGTTTCTGAATCACAGCTATTATCTTTTCTTCCCAAGCTGGATCATTTAATTGTATTGCAGCATCACGATAACGAGATTTTCGTCTATCCATGTAAGCATAAAAGGCTTCCTTATCATCCTTGTGGTTAAGAAAGTAACTCTTTAGCTCTTGGTCGCTCATTGCTGTATAGTTTACCTGATTCATAGTTCTATACTACATTCATGGTTCTATACTACCATCTGGCTTAATTTCTAGCTCTATTCCTTCATCTTGTCCAGCTAATATAAATATATTGAGCGATCGTTCATCTAATCGCACGATGTGAATTGGCTGAAACATCACATTTGTAATAGGACTTACGCACACTCTACGAATTCTCGGCGCTCTTGGCGTCTTGGCGGTTCGAGAAATTAAGCTTTTTAGCAATTTTTGCGTAAGTCCTATGTAAGTTGATGGCAAAGTCTATATAAGGATTGTAGCTGTTCTACTCTTGGTTGTAGCTCGTCATCTGCTAGTTTTTTTATCATAAATGTTTATAAATATAAACGTAACACATCAAATATACATATATCTAGTAATTTTTTCACAGTTGTGACTCTCACATGCTACTTAAACTTCCAAATTAGCTGACCTTTCTCACCGGGATGTGCTGCTCCCTCTTTGTCGCGCCACTCGAAGTGTATTTCAATTGGCATTTTCAAATTCTTCATTAAGTGCAAAGTGTTACGCCAAGCAAGATTTGAATCTACACCTTGTATTGAAATGTTTACCTCTGGCAGGTAATGAAAACCAGAGTTAATTTTTTCACCCTTAACAACATGAGCAAGGGTTAGCTTCATGAGTTCGTCTACAGAAACTCCCTGTCGAATAGCAAGTTCGTGTGCTGCATCGACGATTTTGTTCCAGTTCGGTTGATGAATTTCCTCACCACCCATAATGGCTCGAAGCACTCTGGTATGCTGCAAATTGCTTACCCCAGGTTCAATAACTCTATCGTTTTCAGTTTCAGAAATTTGCTGAGACTGGTGATGTGCCTCATATTCATTCAGTAACTTCTCAATAACAGTGATAGGTGTATCCTCAAAAGGTACGGCGATCGCTTGGAGCCTTTTGTAAATAGGATCGGGTATTCTGATAACTGGCATCGTATATATTATGTTCTGCTTACATTAGAATTGTAACGTATATACATTAAAAGGGCAGCAGCCACATCATGCCAACACAGAAGCAATCGGATACAGCGATATTCCTTTGTCAGTTACTTTCTAATCTGTATCAGCCTATCCAGGTTTTCCGCTACGACCAAAAGTTGAAAACGCTTTATATTCAAGCTGGTTTGAACGATGAGATTGCAGTCATAATTGATCAATATGGGAATTGGAAATTTGTTGTATGATGCAGAACCTAAACCAGATGACCAATACTGAACTGAAACGATATCTTTCAGAACATAGAAATGAGGAAGAAGCGTTTCGGGCTGCGTTGCAAGTTTTGATGAGTCGTTGTGACTCCGCTACACAACACCCTTATCCTTTCGATCTTGACAATCCTGAGAGCGAGGTAGAAGCTCTCCTTTTAGAGAAACTCAATCGAACTGAGTGAGAAGCGATCGCCTATATTTTAAATTGAGGCTTAGATAAATAGGCTAGGTGAAACCTTGAAGTAATCACCAAGCATTTTGGCTTGTGCCTTGCTAATCGAACGCTTACCATTAACAACCTCAGACACCACACCGCTTGATCCAATAACCCCTACCAAGTCAACTTGACGGGTTCCACTTGCTTCCATGATATGTTGAAGTATCTCATGAGGCACAGATAAATCCATCGGGTAGTTCTGTGTTTCATATACTTCAATCAGCTTCACCAGCAATTTATGTAAAACTCGCTGCTCTGGAGTACGATTTTTAGCAAAG from Nostoc commune NIES-4072 includes:
- a CDS encoding DUF6887 family protein, with translation MNQVNYTAMSDQELKSYFLNHKDDKEAFYAYMDRRKSRYRDAAIQLNDPAWEEKIIAVIQKQLGSD
- a CDS encoding DUF6888 family protein; its protein translation is MCVSPITNVMFQPIHIVRLDERSLNIFILAGQDEGIELEIKPDGSIEP
- a CDS encoding T4SS efffector SepA family protein; translated protein: MPVIRIPDPIYKRLQAIAVPFEDTPITVIEKLLNEYEAHHQSQQISETENDRVIEPGVSNLQHTRVLRAIMGGEEIHQPNWNKIVDAAHELAIRQGVSVDELMKLTLAHVVKGEKINSGFHYLPEVNISIQGVDSNLAWRNTLHLMKNLKMPIEIHFEWRDKEGAAHPGEKGQLIWKFK
- a CDS encoding DUF6888 family protein, with product MPTQKQSDTAIFLCQLLSNLYQPIQVFRYDQKLKTLYIQAGLNDEIAVIIDQYGNWKFVV
- a CDS encoding DUF6887 family protein produces the protein MMQNLNQMTNTELKRYLSEHRNEEEAFRAALQVLMSRCDSATQHPYPFDLDNPESEVEALLLEKLNRTE
- a CDS encoding helix-turn-helix domain-containing protein, encoding MTFTFDETAYRNLVAEVAPKVIETEDEYERILTVVERLTFAKNRTPEQRVLHKLLVKLIEVYETQNYPMDLSVPHEILQHIMEASGTRQVDLVGVIGSSGVVSEVVNGKRSISKAQAKMLGDYFKVSPSLFI